Part of the Hyalangium ruber genome, ATCGGTGACGAAGGCGCCCAGCAGCACGGCCGCGCCCGCCAGCACGTGTACGGCGGCGGTGGCGGGTGCCCGGCGCGCATAGCCCTTCACGAAGGGCGCGGCAATCGTCGCCAGCCCCCAGCCATAGTCGCTCAGCTCGTGCAGCTCGATGGGCAGCAACCGGGACACGCTGATGCGCGTGTCGGTGAGCAGGGCGGTGCCCGCGAAGCCCAACCCCAGCGCCAGCCCCGTGCGCTGGGCCTGCCTGTCCCCGGAGAGCCCTCCGGCGACCGCCACCGCGACCCCGGCGGCCAGATCCATCAACGAATGCACACCCTGCGGTACCCAGCGGTGCAGCGGCAGGTCTCCAGGAAGCGGGCGGGAGATGATGCCGGCCGCGGCGCTCCGGTCCATGACGTGGTGCATCATGAGGCGCAAGGGCCCCAGGGTGCCGTCGTGTGGGTGGGAAGGATCTGGGATTGTCTTGGACTCAGCCATCCGGCGCTCCTGGACGTTTGCACTCTCCAAGTTAGGCACGCGCTGCCCGGGAGGGTATCCGCCCTGGCGGGAAGTCGTAGCCCGCTCGACAGCGCTTCCCTCCCCCCGCGCCCAGGGCGCACGCTGAGTCCATGCGCCTGCCCCGCTTCCCACGTGTCATCGGCTTCGACGACGGGCCCTTCCAGCGCCGTCCGGGGGCCGTGGTGCCGCTGGTGGGCGTGGTGTGCAGCGGCACACGCTTCGAGGGGCTCGTCTGGGGGCGTGTGCGCAAGGATGGATGGAGCGCGACGCAGGAGGTGTGCCGGCTGCTGGAGGGCGGCAAGTTCCTGCCGCAGCTTCACCTGGTGCTGCTGGATGGCATCGCCTTCGGGGGCTTCAACGTGGTGGACCTGCCCACGCTGGCCTCGCGCCTGAAGCGCCCGTGCGTGGCGGTGATGCGGCGCCTGCCGGACCTGGACGCGGTGGAGCGAGCCCTGCGACGGCTGCCCCGAGCGGAGCGACGGCTGGCCCTGCTGAAGCGGGCGGGCCCCATCCACCAGCTGGGCGGCTTCACCTTTCAGGTGCAGGGCGCCGAGCCCGCCGAGGTGGCCGAGGCGCTCGCGCGTGTCACGGACCGGGGCCTCGTGCCCGAGCCGCTACGCCTGGCACACCTCATCGGCTCGGCGGTGGTAACAGGCGAGAGCAGCCAGCGTGCCTGAAGGAGCCGTGGCAAACCTGTCAGACAACCAGACAGGTTTGGAGGAACCGCCGCCGGGGCGCCCCTGAAGAGGCGTTAGCCGAGGGCCGCCCGGGCATTGCGGAACAGCCGCATCCACGGTCCGTCCTCGCCCCACCCGCTCGGGTGCCAGGAGTGCTGCACGGTGCGGTGGACGCGCTCCGGGTGCGGCATCATCAGCGTGACGCGCCCGTCCCGCGTGGTGAGTCCGCACATGCCATGGGGAGAACCATTCGGATTGGCGGGGTAGGCCTCCGTCACCCGTCCGTGGTTGTCCACGAAGCGCGCCGTCACCAGCCCCAGCCCGTTCACCCGCGCCGCCTCCTCCGGGTTGGGGAACTCCGCGCGCCCCTCGCCGTGGGAGACGGCGATCAGCATCCGGCTGCCCGCCATGCCCTTGAAGAAGAGCGAGGGGCTCTGAGCCACCTCCACCAACGACAGCCGCGCCTCGAACTGCTCCGAGGCGTTGCGCACGAAGCGCGGCAGGTGCTCGGCGCCGGGGATGATCTCCTTGAGCTGAGCCATCATCTGGCAGCCGTTGCAGATGCCGAGGCTGAAGCTGTCGGGCCGCGCGAAGAAGGCGCTGAACGCGTCCCGCGCCCGCTCGTTGAAGAGGATGGACTTGGCCCATCCGCCGCCCGCGCCCAGCACGTCTCCATAGGAGAAGCCGCCGCACGCCAGCAGGCCCTTGAAGTCCGTCAGCGACACGCGCCCGGCGAGGATGTCGCTCATGTGAACATCCACCGCGGTGAAGCCGGCGCGGGTGAAGGCCGCCGCCATCTCCGTCTGGCTGTTCACGCCCTGCTCGCGCAGCACCGCCACGCGGGGCCGCGCGCCCTTGGCGATGTACGGCGCCGCCACGTCCTCCGAGGGGTTGAACGTGAGCGAGGGCGAAAGGCCCGGGTCCTCCGAGTCACACTTGGCGGCGAACTCCTCCTCGGCGCAGCGCGGGTTGTCGCGCAGCTTCTGCAGCTCGTGGCTGACGCGGGACCAGTACTGGCGCAGCGCCATGGTGGGCACCGCGAGCAGCGTCTGCTCGCCCTGGCGCAGGCGCACCTCCAGCTCCGCGCGGGGCCGGCCCAGCTCATGGGCGTGCGCGCCCAGTCCATGCCGCGAGAGCACCTCGCGCACGCTCGCGAGGTCCGCCGCGCGCACCTGGAGCACCGCGCCCAACTCCTCGTTGAAGAGGGCCGGCACGGCCTGCGTGCCCAGGGGCGCCACATCCACGTCCAGCCCGCAGTGGCCAGCGAAGGCCATCTCGCACAGCGTCGCCAGCAGGCCTCCGTCCGAGCGGTCGTGATAGGCCAGCACGCGCCCCGCGGCGTTCAGCTCCTGGATGGCCGCGAAGAAGCCGCGCAGCACCGCTGGCTCCTCCACGTCCGGACACTCCGCGCCGACCTGCTCATAGACCTGGGCCAGCACCGAGCCACCCAGGCGCTGCCGGCCACCGGCGAGGTCGATGAAGAGCAGCCGGGTGTCCTCCTGCAGCTCGCGAAGCTGCGGCGTGAGCGAGGGGCGAACGTCGAGCACTGGCGCGAACGCCGAGACGATGAGCGACACGGGCGCCACCACCGCCTTGCGCGCGCCCTGCTCCTCCCACTCCGTGCGCATGGACATGGAGTCCTTGCCCACGGGGATGGTGAGGCCCAGCGCCGGGCACAGCTCCATGCCCACCGCGTGGACCGCCGCGTAGAGGTTGGCGTCCTCGCCAGGGCTGCCCGCGGCCGCCATCCAGTTGGCCGACAGCTTCACGTCCGACAGTTTGCCAATGCGCGCCGCGGCGATGTTCGTCACCGCCTCGCCCACGGCCATCCGTGCCGAGGCCGCCGCGTTCACCAGCGCCAGCGGTGTGCGCTCGCCCATGGCCATGGCCTCGCCCGTGTAGCCCGAGAGGGCCGACAGCGTCACCGCGCAGTCGGCCACCGCCACCTGCCACGGTCCCACCATCTGGTCGCGCGCCGTGTGGCCCGACACCGTCCGGTCGCCGATGGTGATGAGGAAGGACTTGTCGGCCACCGTCGGGTGCTCCAGCACCCGCGCCACCATGTCTCCCAGCTCCAGCCCCTCCAGCTTCAGCGGCGCGTGCCCCAGCGGGCGCGACTTCACGTCCCGGTGCATGCGCGGCGGCTTGCCGAACAGCACATCCATCGGCAGATCGATGGGGGCCTTTCCGAAGTGGCTGTCCTCCACCTGGAGCACCTGCTCCGCCGTGGCCTCGCCCAGCACGGCGAAGGGGGCGCGCTCGCGCTCACACAGCTCGGTGAAGCGCTCCAGGTCCTCCGGAGCGATGGCGAGCACGTAGCGCTCCTGCGACTCGTTACACCAGAGCTCCACGGGCGACATGCCCTTCTCGGCGCTGGGCACCGCGCGCAGCTCGAAGCGTCCGCCCAGCGCGTTGTCATGCACCAATTCCGGCACCGCGTTGGACAGCCCGCCCGCCCCCACGTCATGAATGGAGCGGATGGGGTTGGCCTCGCCGAGGGACCAGCAGCGGTCGATGACCTCCTGGCACCTCCGCTCCATCTCCGCGTTGTCCCGCTGCACGGAGGCGTAGTCCAGGTCCGCCGCGCTCGCGCCCTGCGCCATGGAGGAGGCCGCGCCGCCGCCCAGGCCGATGAGCATCGCCGGCCCGCCCAGCACGACGATTTTATCCCCGGCCTTGAGCTGTCCCTTCTGCACGTGGCCCGCGCGGATGTTGCCCAGGCCGCCGGCGATCATGATGGGCTTGTGGTAGCCGCGCACCTCCACACCCTCGGGCGTGGGGACGTGCTGCTCGAAGCTGCGGAAGTAGCCGCACAGGTTGGGCCGGCCGAACTCGTTGTTGTAGGCCGCCCCGCCAATCGGGCCCTCGAGCATGATGTCCAGCGCGGAGGCGATGCGCGCGGGCCTGCCGTACTCGCGCTCCCACGGGCGCTCATAGCCGGGGATGCGCAGGTTCGACACCGAGAAGCCCGTCAGCCCCGCCTTGGGACGGGCGCCGCGCCCGGTGGCTCCCTCGTCGCGAATCTCTCCGCCCGCGCCCGTGGCCGCGCCCGGGTACGGAGAGATGGCCGTCGGGTGGTTGTGCGTCTCCACCTTCATCAAGATGTGCGTGGGCTCGCGCACGAAGCGCCACTCCCCGCTGGCCACGTCCGGGAAGAAGCGCTCCACCTCGAAGCCTTCGATGACGGCCGCGTTGTCCTTGTACGCCGACAGCACGCCCGCGCTGTTCGCCGCGTAGGTATTCTTGATGGCCTGGAACAGCGAGCGCTCCTTCTGCGCACCGTCCACGGTCCAGCTCGCGTTGAAGATTTTGTGCCGACAGTGCTCGCTGTTGGCCTGAGCGAACATCATCAGCTCGACGTCGGTGGGGTTGCGGCGCAGCTCGAGGAAGCGCGCGCACAGGTAATCCATCTCATCCTCCGCCAGCGCCAGCCCCAGCTGCCGGTTGGCCTCCGCCAGCGCCGCTCGGCCGCCGCCGAGCACCTCCACCGTGGAGAAGGAGCGTGGGGTGTGCGCGGCGAAGAGCACCTCGGCCTCTTCCATTCGCGAGACCACCACCTGCGTCATCCGGTCGTGCAGCACCGGCTTCACACGCTCCAGCTGCTCGCGCGACAGGGGCAGGCCGTCCTTGTCGGCGACGAAGAAGACGATGCCGCGCTCCATGCGCCGCACGCGCACCAGGCCGCAGTTATGGACGATGTCCGTGGCCTTGGAAGACCAGGGCGAGAAGGTGCCGGGGCGCGGCATCACCACCATCCGGCTGCCCTCCCAGTAGCCGATGGGGATGCGCGGGCCGTACTCCAGCAGCCGGTAGAGCACCGCCAGCTCCGCCTCGGACAGCGCGCCCGCGGCGTCCACGAAGTGCATCAGCTCCGCGTAGAGCGAGGCCACCTCGGGTACACGCTCGCGGCACTGGGCGAGCAGTTTGTCCTGACGGAACGGGGAGAAGGCGGGAGCGCCGCGCAGGTTGAGGATGCTGGGCATGGACGGGCCTGGCTCTGGATAACGGTGAAGTCGTCCTTATCACCGAGACTTCCGGTGAGTCCTGAAGAGTTCGCGCTGGGTCGCCTGCTTCACGAACAGGCACCCGCCGGGTCTTCCCCGGAGGCAAGCGCCTTCAACCCTTCTCGTCCCTCCACTTCACATGGAAGGTGACGTCGTCGGCGCTGAAGGCATGCACTTCCACCTGGACCTCCTTCACGCCACAGCCGCGCAGGCCCGCCATCATGGCGCCCTGCACCAGGTAGCGGGTGGGGCCCGCCTCATTCACCCACAGCTCCAGGTGCGCGGGGGCCAGATCCTGGATGCGCACCTCGGTGTAGTTGTTGCCGGAGCGAAAGCTCTGCTGCGCCCGGCCCACCACGCGCCGAGGCCCCAGCATCTGGAGCACGCTGAACAGCGCTCGCCCCAACATCGTCACCCGATAGCCATCCACCATGCGCTCGCCCAGGTGCCGGTAGGCGTGCTCCTCGGGCTGGCTGGCGTACAGCTCCCGCGCCGCCAGACGCACACACCAGCACCACGTGGCGAACGGGTAGGCAGGCAGGAGCTTGCGGTCCAGGTCCACGCCCGCCTCGCGCAGGTGGCCCTTCAGGGTGGGAGTCACCCTGCCGGCGAGACCTCGGACGAACAGGCCCTCCAGGGTCTGGTCGAAGACGAGTTTCTCCTGCATGGGAGTAGTCTACTCCTGATCTGCCTTCCCTGGAGGAACCCGATGGGTCTTCAACGTGAGCTGGCGGCGATGGCCATGCGCGCCACCCCCCTTCCCGGCCAGAAGAACTTCCTGAGCGACACGGGCCTGTCCTCCCCCGTCCCCATCCTCCCGGGCTCCATCGGCGCGGTGGCGCACGAGCCCTTCGGCGCCGAGGAGCTCAAGCGGCTGTTCGACCTGATGGTGGTCTTCACCATCGGCGACTTCGCGAGCGGGGATTGCTGCTCGAGCTACTTCGATCCGGACAGCCCCTGGTACAACGTCTTCTACGGCGCCTACGGGCTGCGCTCGCACAAGCCGGACGGCACCCCGTGGGGCTTCCGCCGCGACGGGCGGGTGAACCTGGAGGAGATGCTGGAGGTGCCCTGGCTGGACTACAACTTCCTCACCGCGGGCAACCTGGGCTGTCCGCCCTCGCGCATGTGCTTCCGGGTGGAGGAGGCGAGCGTGGGCAAGGAGGGCCCCTGGCACACGGCCGAGGTGTCCTGCGTGATTCCCAGCGGCCTGCACCGCCTGAAGGACGCCGTCACCCCGGACCTGACGTACTACGCGGTCTTCGGGGTGCCGGAGGAGCGCTACCTGTCCTCGCAGCGCGAGAGCTACGAGCCGGTGCGCATGCGGGGAAAGATGTACTTCCAGCCCATCGCCGCGCGCACCACGTTGGTGTGGGGCGGGCTGTGCCCCAACACCCCGGACGGGCAGCGGCTGTTCAACTCCATCCTGGACGCGATGACGCCTCTTTATGCGCGCTGAGGCCTGCAAAGCGTCGGACGGTCGGGGGATTGATGCACCCGTCCGACGCTCGCGGGGCTCAAAAGCAATCTCCAGGCCACTCAGGGAATGCAGGAAAACTAAAGGCTTGGCCGAGATGTCCTGAAGTTC contains:
- the purL gene encoding phosphoribosylformylglycinamidine synthase, which gives rise to MPSILNLRGAPAFSPFRQDKLLAQCRERVPEVASLYAELMHFVDAAGALSEAELAVLYRLLEYGPRIPIGYWEGSRMVVMPRPGTFSPWSSKATDIVHNCGLVRVRRMERGIVFFVADKDGLPLSREQLERVKPVLHDRMTQVVVSRMEEAEVLFAAHTPRSFSTVEVLGGGRAALAEANRQLGLALAEDEMDYLCARFLELRRNPTDVELMMFAQANSEHCRHKIFNASWTVDGAQKERSLFQAIKNTYAANSAGVLSAYKDNAAVIEGFEVERFFPDVASGEWRFVREPTHILMKVETHNHPTAISPYPGAATGAGGEIRDEGATGRGARPKAGLTGFSVSNLRIPGYERPWEREYGRPARIASALDIMLEGPIGGAAYNNEFGRPNLCGYFRSFEQHVPTPEGVEVRGYHKPIMIAGGLGNIRAGHVQKGQLKAGDKIVVLGGPAMLIGLGGGAASSMAQGASAADLDYASVQRDNAEMERRCQEVIDRCWSLGEANPIRSIHDVGAGGLSNAVPELVHDNALGGRFELRAVPSAEKGMSPVELWCNESQERYVLAIAPEDLERFTELCERERAPFAVLGEATAEQVLQVEDSHFGKAPIDLPMDVLFGKPPRMHRDVKSRPLGHAPLKLEGLELGDMVARVLEHPTVADKSFLITIGDRTVSGHTARDQMVGPWQVAVADCAVTLSALSGYTGEAMAMGERTPLALVNAAASARMAVGEAVTNIAAARIGKLSDVKLSANWMAAAGSPGEDANLYAAVHAVGMELCPALGLTIPVGKDSMSMRTEWEEQGARKAVVAPVSLIVSAFAPVLDVRPSLTPQLRELQEDTRLLFIDLAGGRQRLGGSVLAQVYEQVGAECPDVEEPAVLRGFFAAIQELNAAGRVLAYHDRSDGGLLATLCEMAFAGHCGLDVDVAPLGTQAVPALFNEELGAVLQVRAADLASVREVLSRHGLGAHAHELGRPRAELEVRLRQGEQTLLAVPTMALRQYWSRVSHELQKLRDNPRCAEEEFAAKCDSEDPGLSPSLTFNPSEDVAAPYIAKGARPRVAVLREQGVNSQTEMAAAFTRAGFTAVDVHMSDILAGRVSLTDFKGLLACGGFSYGDVLGAGGGWAKSILFNERARDAFSAFFARPDSFSLGICNGCQMMAQLKEIIPGAEHLPRFVRNASEQFEARLSLVEVAQSPSLFFKGMAGSRMLIAVSHGEGRAEFPNPEEAARVNGLGLVTARFVDNHGRVTEAYPANPNGSPHGMCGLTTRDGRVTLMMPHPERVHRTVQHSWHPSGWGEDGPWMRLFRNARAALG
- a CDS encoding DUF99 family protein, producing the protein MRLPRFPRVIGFDDGPFQRRPGAVVPLVGVVCSGTRFEGLVWGRVRKDGWSATQEVCRLLEGGKFLPQLHLVLLDGIAFGGFNVVDLPTLASRLKRPCVAVMRRLPDLDAVERALRRLPRAERRLALLKRAGPIHQLGGFTFQVQGAEPAEVAEALARVTDRGLVPEPLRLAHLIGSAVVTGESSQRA
- a CDS encoding DUF2378 family protein, yielding MQEKLVFDQTLEGLFVRGLAGRVTPTLKGHLREAGVDLDRKLLPAYPFATWCWCVRLAARELYASQPEEHAYRHLGERMVDGYRVTMLGRALFSVLQMLGPRRVVGRAQQSFRSGNNYTEVRIQDLAPAHLELWVNEAGPTRYLVQGAMMAGLRGCGVKEVQVEVHAFSADDVTFHVKWRDEKG